A single region of the Aptenodytes patagonicus chromosome 7, bAptPat1.pri.cur, whole genome shotgun sequence genome encodes:
- the HIF1A gene encoding hypoxia-inducible factor 1-alpha isoform X1, producing the protein MESPGGVTDKKRISSERRKEKSRDAARCRRSKESEVFYELAHQLPLPHTVSAHLDKASIMRLTISYLRMRKLLDAGELETEAKMEKELNCFYLKALDGFVMVLSEDGDMIYMSENVNKCMGLTQFDLTGHSVFDFTHPCDHEELREMLTHRNGPVKKGKEQNTERSFFLRMKCTLTSRGRTVNIKSATWKVLHCTGHIRVYDTCGNQTHCGYKKPPMTCLVLICEPIPHPSNIEVPLDSKTFLSRHSLDMKFSYCDERITELMGYEPEELLGRSIYEYYHALDSDHLTKTHHDMFTKGQVTTGQYRMLAKQGGYVWVETQATVIYNTKNSQPQCIVCVNYVLSGIVQKDLIFSLGQTECMLKPVESPDMKMTKIFSKDDLDDTNSLFEKLKQEPDALTVLAPAAGDTIISLDFSSNESDEQQCDEVPLYNDVMLPSSSEKLQNINMAMSPLPASETTKPLRSNADPALNREVVSKLEPNTEPLELSFTMPQVQEQPTSPSDASTSQSSPEPSSPNDYCFDVDNDMANEFKLELVEKLFAIDTEAKNPFSAQETDLDLEMLAPYIPMDDDFQLRSFDQLSPLESSSSGSQNAATITIFQQTQTPSSTADEIKPVTERVDDVKTLIVPSSPVHIISETSSAPASPYSGNRSRTASPIRAGKGTLDQTEKSCPGAPSLLTVTLNKRSTAMDEELNPKMLALHNAQRKRKMEHDGSLFQAVGIGSLFQQTGDRGGNASLAWKRVKGCKTNGHNGVEQKTIILLSTDIASKLLGQSMDESGLPQLTSYDCEVNAPIQGNRNLLQGEELLRALDQVN; encoded by the exons GATTAGCTCAGAACGCAGAAAAGAGAAGTCGAGAGATGCAGCCCGGTGCCGAAGGAGCAAGGAATCGGAAGTATTCTACGAGCTTGCTCAtcagctgcccctgccccacaccGTGAGCGCACACCTGGACAAGGCATCCATTATGAGACTGACCATCAGCTACTTGCGCATGAGAAAGCTCCTAGATGCTG GTGAGCTGGAGACAGAAGCCAAAATGGAGAAGGAACTGAACTGTTTCTacttgaaagctcttgatggATTTGTCATGGTTCTGTCCGAAGATGGGGACATGATTTACATGTCTGAAAACGTGAACAAGTGTATGGGACTCACTCAG tttgatttgaCGGGGCACAGTGTCTTTGATTTCACTCATCCATGTGACCATGAAGAGCTGAGAGAAATGCTTACACACAGAAATg GTCCTGTGAAAAAGGGCAAAGAGCAAAACACGGAGCGCAGCTTTTTTCTCAGAATGAAGTGTACACTGACTAGCAGGGGAAGAACAGTGAATATAAAGTCTGCTACGTGGAAG GTACTACACTGCACTGGACACATTCGTGTATATGACACATGCGGTAATCAAACTCACTGTGGCTACAAAAAGCCTCCCATGACATGTCTGGTGTTGATCTGTGAACCTATTCCTCATCCATCAAACATTGAGGTCCCCTTGGACAGTAAAACGTTCCTCAGTCGTCACAGTCTTGATATGAAATTTTCCTATTGTGATGAAAG AATTACAGAGTTGATGGGGTATGAGCCAGAGGAACTCCTGGGTCGCTCAATCTATGAGTACTATCATGCGCTGGATTCCGATCATCTGACCAAAACACACCACGATA TGTTCACAAAAGGGCAGGTGACGACAGGACAGTACAGAATGCTTGCTAAACAAGGTGGCTATGTCTGGGTTGAAACTCAAGCAACCGTTATATACAACACTAAGAATTCTCAGCCACAGTGCATAGTGTGCGTAAACTATGTGTTGAG TGGAATTGTTCAGAAGGACTTGATATTTTCCCTTGGACAAACTGAGTGTATGCTGAAACCAGTGGAGTCTCCTGATATGAAAATGACCAAAATATTCAGCAAAGATGACCTGGATGATACCAACAGCCTTTTTGAAAAACTTAAACAGGAGCCAGATGCTTTAACTGTGCTGGCCCCAGCTGCTGGAGACACAATTATCTCTCTAGATTTCAGCAGTAATG agTCTGATGAACAACAATGTGATGAAGTTCCTTTGTATAACGATGTAATGCTCCCCTCATCCAGTGAGAAATTGCAGAATATAAATATGGCAATGTCCCCACTACCTGCCTCTGAAACTACAAAGCCACTTCGTAGCAATGCTGATCCTGCACTCAATAGAGAAGTTGTATCAAAGCTGGAGCCAAACACAGAGCCACTCGAACTTTCTTTTACCATGCCTCAGGTGCAAGAGCAACCAACCAGCCCTTCTGACGCAAGTACCAGCCAAAGTTCACCCGAG CCTAGTAGTCCCAACGACTACTGCTTTGATGTGGATAACGATATGGCTAATGAATTCAAACTGGAATTAGTGGAGAAACTCTTTGCGATTGATACAGAAgcaaaaaatccattttctgctCAG GAAACTGATTTAGATTTGGAGATGTTGGCTCCTTACATCCCAATGGATGATGACTTCCAGCTGCGATCCTTTGATCAGCTATCTCCGCTGGAAAGCAGTTCTTCCGGCTCTCAAAATGCAGCCACCATTACCATATTTCAGCAGACTCAGACACCATCAAGTACTGCTGATGAAATAAAACCAGTGACGGAACGTGTGGATGACGTAAAGACACTAATTGTTCCTTCATCTCCTGTCCACATAATCAGTGAAACAAGTAGTGCCCCAGCATCACCTTACAGTGGGAACAGGAGTCGAACTGCGTCTCCAatcagagcaggaaaaggaaCATTGGATCAGACGGAAAAATCTTGTCCAGGAGCACCCAGTTTGCTAACAGTCACTCTgaataaaag ATCTACTGCAATGGATGAAGAACTAAATCCAAAGATGCTAGCTTTGCATAATGCTCAGAGAAAACGAAAAATGGAACATGATGGTTCACTTTTTCAGGCAGTTGGAATT gGGTCTTTATTCCAGCAGACAGGTGACCGTGGAGGAAATGCATCACTTGCTTGGAAACGTGTAAAGGGATGCAAAACAAATGGTCATAACGGAGTGGAGCAAAAGACAATCATTCTACTATCAACTG ACATAGCGAGTAAACTTCTAGGGCAGTCGATGGATGAAAGTGGACTACCCCAACTCACGAGTTACGATTGCGAAGTAAACGCTCCCATACAAGGCAACAGAAACCTGCTACAGGGTGAAGAACTGCTCAGAGCTCTGGATCAAGTTAACTGA
- the HIF1A gene encoding hypoxia-inducible factor 1-alpha isoform X2, which translates to MRLTISYLRMRKLLDAGELETEAKMEKELNCFYLKALDGFVMVLSEDGDMIYMSENVNKCMGLTQFDLTGHSVFDFTHPCDHEELREMLTHRNGPVKKGKEQNTERSFFLRMKCTLTSRGRTVNIKSATWKVLHCTGHIRVYDTCGNQTHCGYKKPPMTCLVLICEPIPHPSNIEVPLDSKTFLSRHSLDMKFSYCDERITELMGYEPEELLGRSIYEYYHALDSDHLTKTHHDMFTKGQVTTGQYRMLAKQGGYVWVETQATVIYNTKNSQPQCIVCVNYVLSGIVQKDLIFSLGQTECMLKPVESPDMKMTKIFSKDDLDDTNSLFEKLKQEPDALTVLAPAAGDTIISLDFSSNESDEQQCDEVPLYNDVMLPSSSEKLQNINMAMSPLPASETTKPLRSNADPALNREVVSKLEPNTEPLELSFTMPQVQEQPTSPSDASTSQSSPEPSSPNDYCFDVDNDMANEFKLELVEKLFAIDTEAKNPFSAQETDLDLEMLAPYIPMDDDFQLRSFDQLSPLESSSSGSQNAATITIFQQTQTPSSTADEIKPVTERVDDVKTLIVPSSPVHIISETSSAPASPYSGNRSRTASPIRAGKGTLDQTEKSCPGAPSLLTVTLNKRSTAMDEELNPKMLALHNAQRKRKMEHDGSLFQAVGIGSLFQQTGDRGGNASLAWKRVKGCKTNGHNGVEQKTIILLSTDIASKLLGQSMDESGLPQLTSYDCEVNAPIQGNRNLLQGEELLRALDQVN; encoded by the exons ATGAGACTGACCATCAGCTACTTGCGCATGAGAAAGCTCCTAGATGCTG GTGAGCTGGAGACAGAAGCCAAAATGGAGAAGGAACTGAACTGTTTCTacttgaaagctcttgatggATTTGTCATGGTTCTGTCCGAAGATGGGGACATGATTTACATGTCTGAAAACGTGAACAAGTGTATGGGACTCACTCAG tttgatttgaCGGGGCACAGTGTCTTTGATTTCACTCATCCATGTGACCATGAAGAGCTGAGAGAAATGCTTACACACAGAAATg GTCCTGTGAAAAAGGGCAAAGAGCAAAACACGGAGCGCAGCTTTTTTCTCAGAATGAAGTGTACACTGACTAGCAGGGGAAGAACAGTGAATATAAAGTCTGCTACGTGGAAG GTACTACACTGCACTGGACACATTCGTGTATATGACACATGCGGTAATCAAACTCACTGTGGCTACAAAAAGCCTCCCATGACATGTCTGGTGTTGATCTGTGAACCTATTCCTCATCCATCAAACATTGAGGTCCCCTTGGACAGTAAAACGTTCCTCAGTCGTCACAGTCTTGATATGAAATTTTCCTATTGTGATGAAAG AATTACAGAGTTGATGGGGTATGAGCCAGAGGAACTCCTGGGTCGCTCAATCTATGAGTACTATCATGCGCTGGATTCCGATCATCTGACCAAAACACACCACGATA TGTTCACAAAAGGGCAGGTGACGACAGGACAGTACAGAATGCTTGCTAAACAAGGTGGCTATGTCTGGGTTGAAACTCAAGCAACCGTTATATACAACACTAAGAATTCTCAGCCACAGTGCATAGTGTGCGTAAACTATGTGTTGAG TGGAATTGTTCAGAAGGACTTGATATTTTCCCTTGGACAAACTGAGTGTATGCTGAAACCAGTGGAGTCTCCTGATATGAAAATGACCAAAATATTCAGCAAAGATGACCTGGATGATACCAACAGCCTTTTTGAAAAACTTAAACAGGAGCCAGATGCTTTAACTGTGCTGGCCCCAGCTGCTGGAGACACAATTATCTCTCTAGATTTCAGCAGTAATG agTCTGATGAACAACAATGTGATGAAGTTCCTTTGTATAACGATGTAATGCTCCCCTCATCCAGTGAGAAATTGCAGAATATAAATATGGCAATGTCCCCACTACCTGCCTCTGAAACTACAAAGCCACTTCGTAGCAATGCTGATCCTGCACTCAATAGAGAAGTTGTATCAAAGCTGGAGCCAAACACAGAGCCACTCGAACTTTCTTTTACCATGCCTCAGGTGCAAGAGCAACCAACCAGCCCTTCTGACGCAAGTACCAGCCAAAGTTCACCCGAG CCTAGTAGTCCCAACGACTACTGCTTTGATGTGGATAACGATATGGCTAATGAATTCAAACTGGAATTAGTGGAGAAACTCTTTGCGATTGATACAGAAgcaaaaaatccattttctgctCAG GAAACTGATTTAGATTTGGAGATGTTGGCTCCTTACATCCCAATGGATGATGACTTCCAGCTGCGATCCTTTGATCAGCTATCTCCGCTGGAAAGCAGTTCTTCCGGCTCTCAAAATGCAGCCACCATTACCATATTTCAGCAGACTCAGACACCATCAAGTACTGCTGATGAAATAAAACCAGTGACGGAACGTGTGGATGACGTAAAGACACTAATTGTTCCTTCATCTCCTGTCCACATAATCAGTGAAACAAGTAGTGCCCCAGCATCACCTTACAGTGGGAACAGGAGTCGAACTGCGTCTCCAatcagagcaggaaaaggaaCATTGGATCAGACGGAAAAATCTTGTCCAGGAGCACCCAGTTTGCTAACAGTCACTCTgaataaaag ATCTACTGCAATGGATGAAGAACTAAATCCAAAGATGCTAGCTTTGCATAATGCTCAGAGAAAACGAAAAATGGAACATGATGGTTCACTTTTTCAGGCAGTTGGAATT gGGTCTTTATTCCAGCAGACAGGTGACCGTGGAGGAAATGCATCACTTGCTTGGAAACGTGTAAAGGGATGCAAAACAAATGGTCATAACGGAGTGGAGCAAAAGACAATCATTCTACTATCAACTG ACATAGCGAGTAAACTTCTAGGGCAGTCGATGGATGAAAGTGGACTACCCCAACTCACGAGTTACGATTGCGAAGTAAACGCTCCCATACAAGGCAACAGAAACCTGCTACAGGGTGAAGAACTGCTCAGAGCTCTGGATCAAGTTAACTGA
- the SNAPC1 gene encoding snRNA-activating protein complex subunit 1 has translation MRGEAAQAPRGCCGAAAHARGGAERSGGGMSSVPGLQADCEELLGAFQEADTVRFERFAELWRERRFHTIFYGRIRALERNKLTKKTLELAQQYFLPPYAFQIRVGALYLLYGLYSTQLCQPKQKIRIALKDWPEIQRFQQDLIDSQHYDAAYIFRTLRLSRAFHFTAMPKLLNYRTKKKIQENEFKEEFKDPSNRVNSLITNDVLEELMNIHDHYQKMKCVISADKSQPDKALSLIKDEFVVTLKDITLEHQEWQQNRMKLFLNAKETDEISNKKEEGILLESEGSERANALARIKYRSYSAVVEASKSRRHRQVKLESSESGSNYGKSPNRSKKNSRRPQPARRRDSLEVKGEMQVAKETVSRHIGMPVITEEDNSDEEEVSLPKRKRRC, from the exons ATGCGCGGGGAAGCTGCGCAGGCGCCCCGGGGGTGTTGTGGAGCGGCTGCGCATGCGCgcgggggcgcggagcggagcggcggcgggatGAGCTCGGTGCCGGGGCTGCAGGCGGACTGCGAGGAGCTGCTCGGCGCCTTCCAGGAGGCCGACACCGTCCGCTTCGAGCGCTTCGCCGAGCTGTGGCGGGAGCGCCGCTTCCACACCATCTTCTA TGGTAGAATAAGAGCTTTGGAGAGGAATAAGCTCACGAAGAAGACTTTAGAACTGGCACAGCAGTACTTCTTGCCCCCGTACGCTTTCCAGATTCGAGTTGGTGCTCTGTACCTTTTGTATGGGCTCTATAGTACACAGCTTTGCCAGCCAAAACAAAAG ATCAGAATCGCGCTCAAGGATTGGCCTGAAATCCAGAGATTTCAACAGGATCTGATAGACTCCCAGCATTATGATGCAGCATACATCTTTAGGACACTGCGACTTTCCAGAGCATTCCATTTCACAGCAATGCCAAAGCTA CTAAACTACAGAACTAAGAAGAAGATTCAGGAAAACGAATTTAAAGAGGAATTTAAGGACCCAAGTAACAGAGTTAACAGCCTCATCACTAATGATGTACTGGAG gaacTGATGAATATTCATGATCACTATCAGAAAATGAAGTGTGTCATTTCAGCTGACAAATCCCAGCCAGACAAGGCCCTGAGCTTGATAAAAGATGAATTTGTAGTTACTCTTAAAGACATAACCTTGGAACATCAGGAATGGCAGCAGAACAGAATG aaattattccTAAATGCTaaagaaactgatgaaatatcaaacaaaaaggaagaagggattTTGCTAGAATCAGAG GGTTCTGAAAGAGCAAATGCATTGGCTAGAATCAAATACAGGTCTTACTCTGCAGTTGTTGAG GCTTCCAAATCCAGAAGACATCGTCAAGTAAAATTGGAATCTTCTGAATCAGGATCGAATTATGGGAAATCTCCAAACCGAAGTAAAAAAAACAGTCGGAGACCACAGCCGGCAAGGAGGAGAGATTCTTTGGAAGTCAAAG